The following coding sequences lie in one Coffea eugenioides isolate CCC68of unplaced genomic scaffold, Ceug_1.0 ScVebR1_1792;HRSCAF=2714, whole genome shotgun sequence genomic window:
- the LOC113755866 gene encoding defensin-like protein 18 yields MAKSQFSCATFFALLICFLLLVPNKMPMAEATFCKRPAKNWSGDCSSDRCYNYCKYTEHVYSGECIWTGSGQHRYHACYCVYNC; encoded by the exons ATGGCTAAATCTCAATTTAGCTGCGCAACCTTCTTTGCCCTGCTCATCTGCTTCCTCCTCCTCGTACCAAATA AGATGCCAATGGCTGAAGCTACATTTTGCAAGAGGCCTGCCAAGAACTGGTCCGGGGATTGTTCCTCTGACAGGTGCTACAATTATTGCAAGTACACAGAGCATGTTTACTCCGGAGAATGTATTTGGACTGGCAGTGGTCAGCATCGTTATCATGCTTGCTACTGTGTCTACAACTGTTGA
- the LOC113755865 gene encoding subtilisin inhibitor CLSI-I-like — protein sequence MAEEDSKQNAISNDQPQQPLPTLPGYRYGGGGSGERKTWPELVGLTSEEAERRIKEEMPGVNVHVIPPDYFVTMDFRTDRVRIFTDSSGKVSRAPMIG from the coding sequence ATGGCTGAAGAGGATAGCAAGCAAAATGCAATCTCCAACGACCAACCTCAGCAGCCATTACCAACCTTACCAGGATACCGGTATGGTGGTGGTGGATCAGGTGAGAGAAAAACATGGCCGGAGTTGGTGGGATTAACAAGTGAAGAAGCAGAAAGAAGGATCAAGGAAGAGATGCCTGGAGTTAACGTTCATGTGATTCCGCCTGATTATTTCGTTACAATGGATTTCAGAACAGACCGGGTGCGAATCTTCACTGACTCCTCAGGAAAAGTCTCACGGGCACCTATGATCGGTTGA